Sequence from the Camarhynchus parvulus chromosome 1, STF_HiC, whole genome shotgun sequence genome:
CTTTAACAAGGTCCAAGCTCTGGTCTTCTTGTCCCTGGGTTAGCTGCCTGACTTGGCAACCAAGGTACTTCAGGCTTGCTGGTGAAAGATGACTTTTTGAACTGAAGAGTCCTTAGTGTGAAATGGTAACACAACACCCTCTAGAGGGGCAATGgccaaggggtttttttttgtttctctgacaGGCAGGTTCTTATTGAGGCTTAACTTCTTGCTTGTCCTTTTATTCTCCATTACTGTCCTCTTAAGTTCCCAAGTTCTCAGTCTTTGGCAGGAGTCATAAAAGTGACAGCTCTTCACTTCTTCATTCATAAGGGTACAGTTCTTCCACAGTTCTTCCTTCTCTGTTGATAGAATCAGGTTTGCCTTTCTGTGAATATGCCATTCTCATGTTTCAGACAAAAAAGCCAGGCAAACAACCTTTTAACCTCTGAAGTAATAATGGAAGGTAAATTGGTGTGTCAATTGATTCATCTGTGTTTTTCCATTTAAGGTACCAAAATACCTTTGTGTGTCTGCATTTTGAAATAAGTGCTGTATTCTCTGTAGATAACACCAAAAAATCAAACTGTAGGTTTCTGAAATGTGAATTATTGCCCCTCTGCATGAGAGTTGTGATGAGCTGAAGGTGACTGATGGTTGTGATCGTGTGTGCATATTTATGCTGCCCTGCTCAAGTGTATTTTAAGCAGGAGCAGCATTCTGTTGCTGCCATAGAAGCCAGTGGAGATGTGAGTTTAATTATTATGGGAATTTATTCACACTGACAGTAGAACAGTGTGAAGATTTGTCAAAGTAACGTGAACTTTTAGTAGCAACTACTTATAGAATCTTGCAAAGCTGACAAAGGAAATTCATATGTGTGAGATTTGGAATAGGAGTGGAGGAGAGTAGAAATAAGGTTGGTGCAGTAAGTTCATAGTTTATGTCCATAATTTTAACATCCTAGTACCTTAGCAATTTTACACCTGCATGCTCTTTCTgatattttaacaaaaacaacaaaatatttcagaagctACTTCTTCTGATTAATACTGACTGCCTCCTagtttttctttgtgctttccCACAGAtagttaatttttaactttatttattaacaaaataatttcttatggGGGACAGCCCATTTGCACTAATCTGAGTACCAGTGGTGAGCAACAGTTTTAACTCTTTTTAAAGATCGTAGTCCATTTCTGGGAAAGTGGGAAGCTGTGAATATAATAAACACCTTTTGATAGTTGTTGGCTGCATGTAAAGTTCAGTTTGTTAACTTTCATGTTGTCCTTTTCAGCCCAGATTAATCTGGGGTGCACTTGGATTGGGTGATGGAGAAGGAAATTTCCTTGTGAGacctttggtttattttggagGAAACTACACCCTTTGGGGAAGTGCTTCACCTGACAAATACTGCATAGTAGCTTAAAGGCAGCAATTTAGATTATTCCATAGAAACTTATAGGTAGAGTTTAGATAAGCAAATTCTAAGGTCTTTGATTTATTAATTACAGGCTATTATTACCCACGAGGTCCACACTGCTCTCAGATGATTCATTGAGCTTATCACTGATTTCCTGTGAGCAACTATTGCAGGGTGTGAACTGGTGGGGAAGGGTGgacattttgtcttttattgGAGTCCCTTTACTTAGAGCATTGCTATGTGTTGCATGTGAATGGGGAGAGCAGGTTGGCTATTCCATGAAGTGCCtgccaggagggacagcagctggtAATTCCCAGTGAACCCTAAAGGCTTGGGAGTTCATCATGGTAGTGCTGGGTCAGGCTCTCATATACATTCCCACGGATCAGCAAAATTCTCCAGAAGACACCAGGCCTAAACTAGTGGAAATGTGGAGTTACTGCACTCCTTGTGCCTGTGATATCTCTCCAGGGTCTCAATTACTTTGGAGACTGGTATAAAATAaccttttccatgtttttatgTTTCTTCTCTTTGATCTAGCCTGTTTCATGTGCATTGTCTTTAATCATTGCCTTTGCTTCACTTAGCCTCAGTCCTTGTTCTTCTCAGAGGCTGCagttttcttgtgtgttttctATATCAGACAtctctttcattaaaatttcattctttctttgctATGAAATGATAATAGCAGCCAAAAGAAGTAGAGTGGTAACTATAGTATGATGGCAGTGAAAGGCTGTATGAAAATGGAGCCCTTGAaagagggcaggagggggaatAAAGGATTGGCTCCTCACACACATAACACCTTTGAAAAACTGAACCTTTCCCTTAAAAAGCAGGAAGATTTTCCTCCTTCAAGTGTGTGAGAGGAGGAATACTGGACAAAGACCCAAAAGGTGGTACTGACAGGCAGCAGATAAAGAACAATGATTTCTGATACCAGTCAGTGTTGTTTCACACTGCATTGTGCAGAGCAACGTAACATCAATAATACTGTCTTTCAGAAGAACACAgtttatttctgcagagattCATATGGTTGTCATTTTGGATGGACTGTACTCATAGCCAGCAGAATCTCTTGCTTTGCagctgtttttaattttggtaGGAACAGAAGTAATAAAACCTGTGTATTGCCAGGCATTGTACACAGACGTAACATGGGATAGTGGTTGCACTTtctgatctgaaaaaaaaaagaaagattgagagagaagaacaaaacagGAAAGTGATTTGCATAAAATCATGCAGCTGGTTTATGGCTGAACAAAGACCAAAGATCATGGTCTTGGTTTTTGACCAGTTGTTCGTACTTGTTGTTCCTTTTGTGTATCGTCATAACCAGTTTTCATGGAATCTGTGAAGGTGTAGCAGTGGAGGTGATAGAAActaattttctccttccttttttcttttttgtggtgCAGGTTAAAGTCATATTTTGTGACATTTGAAGAGCAAACAATACTATGGCTCCATGAATTTCAAAACTGCAGGAAGTGTGGCAGCCCTCCCTACCTCCAGCTTTACTTCCCTACTGTGACGTTCTTACTGGGAGCTGTGGTTTCATCCCCGCTGGATATGCAGTGACCTGCCTCGGCATCAGAGCAGAGGAAGCTGTTTGTGGATCAGGGAAAGCCATGGCCTTGGGCTGGAATGTTTTTAACCTCTTCTATAAGTTCAAAGTGTTGGTGCTTGTCACTTTATTTGTGATGGTGCTATGGACCACATTCAGTTACTTAGTGGACACTAGACAGGAAATTCCTAAAGCTAAGAGCATGGTGGAGTTTTTCTGGAAGGTAACTCGCCTGGAGCACAgtcaaaaggaagagaagattGAATCCACTGCAGATGTTCCCATGGTGGAGTCATTTCAGgatccctgcccagctctgtctccGCACCTGCGTAAGTGATGGTGTTTTCCTCTCCTCGCTGATGGGTTAATCTACTGCTAGTGCTGCTAACTGCCTAGCCATATTCCAGTTGGATTCCTTTCCTGTGAAACCAATACAACAAATTGCAGGAAGCACTCCTGGGTGAGGGAGTGTCTTGTGGCACCCAGTGCCCGTGCTGGGtctggctgggagagcagctggtgctgggctctgcattTGTTGATAAAACAGCTTTGGTAACACACCAGTAACTTGCCAACCCTGAACAGTGTTTGCAGTCTGGTGAGGCTTTGTCTCTGTCAGTCCTGGATCCCTAAAATCCagtgggatgggcaggaggctgggagtgAACACAGCCTGGActgctgaccccagctgactGCAGGGGTATTCCATAGCCTGTGACTGTGCCATTCATCATGCTCAACAGTAAAAGCTTgcagaaaggaggaaggagggatgtTCATGGTGGcagcatttgtcttcccaacaACTGCTGTATGTGCTGAAGCCCTTCCCTGGATGTGGCCAATGCTGCCTGCCAATGGGGAttaatgaaggaatttttctttttcccttgcttACACatgcatctttttatttttaaaaaaattaaattacttttttcttttttaaaaaaattaaattatttttgtcttaaccacaaatgttttcatatttcctcagttttttgcctttttattattaaatatactTTTGTGTCTCTGTATTAACAATTGAAGGACTTCACAACTCTGTTAGAGTTGGCGCTAATTATGATGAAGGTTCAAATGGGTGACTCTTTTCCTGGTTTGggcatttttattattctacTTTCTTCTTGGCTTGGTACTGCTAGCAGCACCAGGCTCCTGCTTTGCATCAGTATCATGTCATTATCTTCATTATCAGTATCATGTCAttatcttctttctcttccttattGTGAACCTGATTAGGGATTTGTTTGGGAAGCTaaactcttccttcttccctgatGTAGCACAAAAACCTTTGtctccctgcacaccctgaCCCCAAGACACATTTGATTAAGCAAAtgcagcagtgactgcagcCATCACAGTTGCCTGTATTGTACTTTTTCATGGGCTTGCTGAGttcagaggagctgggattaTAGCTCAGTGCAAGAGAAGGGTTGAAAATTGCATTTGGCTACAGAAAGCCTTGGTATGTTTTATCTTATTAATTTATAGCCTTAAGCctgttgtgctttttttgtgcTTTAGGTACCAATGACTTCTTACAGCCCCAGTTCTGTGTCTCTTTccactttcttctcctttgctttGCCCTGGCAGTCATTCATGCCCAATTCTTCTGCAGTAGCTTAGATCTTCtcttgggtttttaaaaaatatttttattttattgctacTACTTCACAGTCAGTTTAAGCAACTAACATGCTTGACATCCTCTCCTTCTGCTGCCTGCATAGAATCCTTGtagtgctgcttttctcttggTAGGGCAGGGAAGCCAGTTGGGGCTTGAACCTGGGTTTCTTACACTGGTTACACAGTGCCTCATAACGTGACTGGGCCAGCCACTGCCTGAAATGACTCAGGAAAGGTTCTTGTGCTTCTCTTACAGGAGGTGCCAACAAACTCTCCTTCAAACCATCTGTTACTCTGGAAGAGGTGCAAGAGGAGAACCCTCAGGTAGCCAAGGGCCGGTACCACCCTGTGgagtgctcagccctgcagcacgTGGCCATCCTTATCCCGCACCGCAACCGGGAGAAGCATCTGCTGtacctcctgcagcacctgcaccccttcctgcaaaggcagcagctggattATGGCATCTATGTCATCCACcaggtgaggcagctgtgcagggctggttGGGTGAGGGTgatggctgtgccctgcagcctgaggagaggcttctgctgcctctgctgtctGACATCAGTCCTCCAAGCCTGCTTCCAACAATTCTGCTTGCTGAGGGATCCATACTGCCTGCAGCCACCGCTGGTGGCATTCCTGGATCTCAGGGCTGGGGAGTATTGGCAGTGTTTTTAACTGGTGCTAATTTCTCAGTCTAAGTAACTTGGTGTTTCTGAGTTAGCATGCAAGGTAAGCATCTTTTGCACTGCTAATGCAACTGACTTCTCTTGCAGTATCCACAGACAGGCTGGCCTGTCTGTCTTCACATTTGGAGTCGTTTGGATAGAAGGCCCCAGTATGTCTGTAGCTCTTCTCTCCTGTCAGGCTCTTGTGCTTAGTAAGTTGTGTGTACTGTGTGGTTTTACTTTTGCTTTCTCAAACTAAACATGACAGCTGCTGCTTGTAGCTGCTTTATTTGCCCAGCAAGTGCAGTGGGAAGTAGTTGTCATGGAAGAGCACTTGGTTCTTGAAagatttattaatttccttatttgcattttttctagCAAGGCTGTTCCAGTGGCTAAAACTTAAGCAGACCTGTGCCACATTGTCTTTCATCAAGGTGCTTATGTTCTAATTGCATGTGCTAAAAGCAttatatatttctcttttgtaatATGTTGTCTTTTTCTTGATCTTCTgttatatttgctttcttttactGTTGTTTACTTGGATAATCAATTGCACTTGTTTACTTACATGTTCTGCTTTGGCTCCAAAAAGTCATTTGagacagctgaagaaaaaggtGATGATAAATTAATACagtttctcttctctcctgaTTAAAGAGCCTAGAGTCAATTAATCAGTATGAGACAGTGCTTTCTAGGTGAAAGCTTCCACTCTTATGCTTCTGCTCAGCTGAATGTCTCAGCAGAAGAGCAATAAAAGTCATGGCATGATATTTTTACTTGGAATGAATTGTTCTTTCATTGTTTAGAGTCATCATGTGGCCTCTAGAGTGGAAAAAtgagggctttttttctgcattaatatGTACTATAATCATACATTTACTGGCTCATTCGAGCAGGAAGCAGTGGTTAGCAATAAATTACTGGGAGAATGGGCatatctttttaatttattgaaatATGTGGAGAACTGCTGTTGTCATGTTAGCAAAAAGGAATACAAAAGTATGGAAGTTTTGTCTGATGAGCACAGCAGTGTCAAGTCTGAACTTGTTCTATCAGAGATTGTGCTTGGAAGGTTGGAAGCTTTCACATAACTTTTCCATGTAGATAGGCATGCCCAAAGACTGGAAAGTGGGTCTAACAAAACTCTTCTGGGACAAATCCATTTTCTCTCTTGATTTGTGGTGTCAGTATTTGTTCTAGGTCTCTTTTGAGGAAAGACAATACACACTCTACTTTGGAGGTAGATTAAATGggctttttgtatttttttctgtgagccACTGGAGGGCTTACTCCAGATTTCTTCCTTATGGGCTGCTTTTAACATCTGTAAAGTCATGCTCCTCTAAATGTGTGTATACATGAGTGCTGCACTCCAAACAATGTGAGTTTGTAATCCCTAAAGGgtgaataatttctttcccaaCAGAAGTTTGTCTTGTGGTCAGTGTTATTCTTCCATAGAAACAAAGGGAGGCAATTCTGTCCTCGATAAAAGATGAGtaaattttgctgtttgttcaTGGTCTGACATGGCAAAGTGCCCTTTCTGGAAAGCCATGTCTGCTGGCTGTTGTGGTAGCTTGCACTGATAAGGACAACAGAATTTAAGCAGATGGAAGAGGCTGTCCTGAGCTAAGCTGGGTTTGATACTCAACACAAATGATGGTCTCCAAATGTACCTTATCAGACATCTGATTTGTTCTGTGCACTCAATAACCTATGTTTTCATTCCCAGGAGGAGACTGTCTCATGGGTATTTTTATATATGGgactttttaagaaaaaaaaagcacacaaaaaaagccccattCAGAAATGTGACATCTTGATTTTGAGTGAATTGGTATCTAAACTTTTTACTGGAAAATTTCCCTCCAGAGGATGGATGCAATTGATTATCCATCTTGTAATTTCTCAGAATGGGCACTGTATTGTATTTTTCAGACTGCAGGTATGGAGtcataaatcccataaatcttCTTCATTCTGGAGCAGATGGTTGTTTTAGTGAACAAATCCTACTTTAGAGCAAAGTGTTACTTTTTGGAACAATAAAACATGCTTTGTATACACAACAGCTTTTCCCTACAGCTCACCTTCTCTCAGCCTGGGGAGGCCAgcttctttctcattttccatggACCCTCTTTCTGTCCAGGCACCTTCTAGAAAATTTGCTAGAATTCCAAGCACTTCCTCTTGAAAACgcttttttatattattattctTTCAAGTACACAGGTTCCTTGCTTAGGAAAATGACTGTCCTGTCTGtgtctgggagggctggggttGGCCCTCTGGCTCCCAAGTGGGAACTTGAGGCAAATCCTCACTTTGTCCTCAAGAGCAGAAAGCCTTCTGCAGACTGATACAGTGTGCAGCCaggtaaaaaatgaaaatagcaaGATAAGCACATGTCTTGCTTCACACTGAATGTTGACATGATAAGCTTACAGAACTGCCATGTGTGTGTGGATACACTCGCACCTCAGAGGTGAAGAATTAGATTTTTGAAAAGTGAATACTAAGTAACTTACAGCAGAAACAAACGATGAAGACAAGTTAAAAGGTGAAGCTCTGTGCTAGCAGCACATCCCCTGCAACAGCATCATCAGGTTATAGGTGGGAGGTAAAAATGAAGAGACCTGCTTTTCACTCCCACTCTGCCACATGTGTGAGCTGAGGAAATACAGAGAGCTCCTTCAGCATTGCTGTCCTCCAAGCTGAGGGGACAGGCATTAATAGTTCATGGCAAGGGCTCTGACCTCTAGAGACTAATTAGCATGGGATTAATatgggggtttggtttggttttgcttttttaaaaaagaacttCCATGAGCCTTACTGATGCAGCTGTATGGAGCACCAGTTTCTAGACTGTACTGGTACCTCTTCTGTTCTGGAGCCTGATGGTAACTCCAGGACTGGGGCAGAAGGGTGGTTGAGCCATGGAGCAATCACACTTGTGGTGCCCAGCTAAGCACAGGCTTTcctggccctggctgggtgCGGTTGTGATGAGTGGAGACTGGAGAAACACTTTGCACCGTTGGCCACTcaggtgctgtgcccagtgtgAGAGGGCACCCTGTGCAGTCACTGCTCCCGAGGTGCTGGAAAAGCCACACAGGTGTGGTTGCAAACCATGCAATCGGAACaagtgcccaggagcagctctggttcAAAAGCTGTGGCACCTTCTTCAGAgttgttttttcccattcttttccaCAGGCTGGCAACACCAAATTTAATCGAGCCAAACTGCTGAATGTAGGATACCTAGAGGCCCTAAAGGAAGCAAACTGGGactgtttcattttccatgaTGTGGATCTGGTGCCAGAAAATGACTTTAACATTTACATGTGTGACACACAACCAAAGCACCTTGTAGTTGGCAGGAACAATACTGGATACAGGTAGGAAACCAGGAATATGGAAAGAATACCAACAGGGAAATGCCATGTTACTGATAATGTTCCTCTTCTGGTGGAGCTGTGTGCTGGTATCTACCCTTCCTCATGACACGAGGTTTCTGGTGGTAACACTTCACCTCTCTGGAGTACAGAACTGGACAGACACCTCTGCAGTCAGCCCTGTGGTCACCTGCACAAGTGATCATTGTCATTGTTCTGGTTTCTGGAGTTGAATTAAGGGGCATTTTGAGAGGAAAGTGATGTGCCTGAGGTTGTGCAGAGACCTTCTGGCAAAGCTAGATACACGTTTGCAAGTTTCCTGATCCTGGTATTTGTGGGTGTGATCCTACTGTA
This genomic interval carries:
- the B4GALT4 gene encoding beta-1,4-galactosyltransferase 4, producing MALGWNVFNLFYKFKVLVLVTLFVMVLWTTFSYLVDTRQEIPKAKSMVEFFWKVTRLEHSQKEEKIESTADVPMVESFQDPCPALSPHLRGANKLSFKPSVTLEEVQEENPQVAKGRYHPVECSALQHVAILIPHRNREKHLLYLLQHLHPFLQRQQLDYGIYVIHQAGNTKFNRAKLLNVGYLEALKEANWDCFIFHDVDLVPENDFNIYMCDTQPKHLVVGRNNTGYRLRYRGYFGGVTALTRDQFSKVNGFSNNYWGWGGEDDDLRIRVEMQKMKVVRPPADVARYTMIFHNRDHGNEENRERMKLLRQVSRTWKTDGLNSCSYKLLSVEHNPLYINITVDFSVQPKVS